A portion of the Lolium rigidum isolate FL_2022 chromosome 1, APGP_CSIRO_Lrig_0.1, whole genome shotgun sequence genome contains these proteins:
- the LOC124691219 gene encoding putative methylesterase 14, chloroplastic, whose amino-acid sequence MGNAFASCMSGKQHRGAALASRSKRMGSARTPRGGAAKLTPAEEEMLHRQALAMAIHQHLDAGGSMSRRIDAGGASMSRRIGPGNTSSRRHGGLPDSVTNAKAVQVVLENLETKKIVLVHGEGFGAWCWYKTISLLEEAGLDPVALDLAGSGIDHTDANSIATLEEYSKPLIDYLRELPENEKVVLVGHSCGGASVSYALEHCPEKISKAVFLTATMVKDSQKPFDVFSEELASADVFLQESQFLLYGNGKDKPPTGLRFDKQQIKGLYFNQSPSKDIALAAVSMRPIPLAPIMEKLALTAEKYGTVRRYFIQTLDDHMLSPDAQEKLVRENPPDGIFKIKGGDHCPFFSKPQSLHKILVEIAQIQAPATLLPGKAISEEVEENAEKS is encoded by the exons ATGGGCAACGCGTTCGCGTCGTGCATGTCGGGCAAGCAGCACCGGGGCGCGGCCCTGGCGTCGCGCAGCAAGCGGATGGGGAGCGCACGGACGCCGCGGGGCGGGGCCGCCAAGCTgacgccggcggaggaggagatgCTGCACCGCCAGGCGCTCGCCATGGCCATCCACCAGCACCTCGACGCCGGCGGCTCCATGTCGCGCCGCATCGACGCCGGCGGTGCCTCCATGTCCCGCCGGATCGGCCCTGGCAACACCAGCTCCCGCCGACACGGCGGCCTCCCGGACTCCGTCACGAATGCCAAGGCT GTCCAAGTTGTTTTAGAGAATTTAGAAACCAAGAAAATCGTTCTTGTCCATGGGGAAGGATTTGGCGCTTGGTGTTGGTACAAGACCATCTCTCTCTTGGAGGAAGCTGGTCTTGACCCTGTTGCCTTAGACCTAGCAGGTTCTGGCATAGACCACACTGATGCAAATAGCATAGCTACGTTGGAAGAGTACTCAAAGCCCCTAATTGATTACCTCCGTGAACTCCCTGAGAATGAGAAG GTAGTTTTGGTCGGTCATAGCTGTGGAGGTGCAAGTGTGTCATATGCCTTAGAACACTGCCCAGAAAAGATCTCAAAGGCTGTATTTCTTACCGCCACAATGGTAAAGGATAGCCAGAAGCCCTTTGACGTGTTCTCTGAAGAA CTTGCATCGGCAGATGTTTTCTTGCAAGAATCACAGTTTTTACTGTATGGAAATGGGAAGGACAAGCCTCCAACTGGGCTCAGGTTTGACAAACAGCAGATCAAGGGGTTATATTTCAACCAGAGTCCTTCTAAG GATATCGCACTGGCCGCTGTGTCCATGAGGCCCATCCCCTTAGCCCCAATCATGGAGAAACTCGCCCTCACCGCAGAGAAGTACGGCACTGTCCGCCGCTACTTCATCCAGACGCTTGACGACCACATGCTGTCGCCTGACGCCCAGGAGAAGCTTGTCCGGGAGAACCCGCCTGATGGGATCTTCAAGATAAAGGGCGGCGACCACTGCCCCTTCTTCTCGAAGCCACAGTCCCTTCACAAGATCTTGGTCGAGATTGCACAGATCCAAGCTCCGGCAACGCTGTTGCCGGGTAAAGCCATTTCAGAAGAAGTAGAAGAAAACGCGGAGAAATCATGA